From Montipora foliosa isolate CH-2021 chromosome 6, ASM3666993v2, whole genome shotgun sequence, a single genomic window includes:
- the LOC138005665 gene encoding uncharacterized protein: MWQLNNEEYYKRVEEDLTLQHEQLINQLISDLINNGDLDMDRGQLLRPANSRTPIFYMLPKIHKPNNPGRPVISSFNSHTEKLSAYVNEFLRPLAQALPSHIRDTTDFIIRLKNLGRVPENSILATLDVASLYTNIDIDDGLAIIEEELTKTGQTQPSAKTLTCLLENVLKLSNSTFDNHSFIQVKGTAMGTRAVPNFANVYMGRFEDTFVYRTEWYHYIIDWVRFIDNIFLIWKGEESSLTTFIKYLNGVESSITIQPSALTFTLL, translated from the coding sequence ATGTGGCAATTAAACAATGAAGAATATTACAAAAGAGTAGAAGAGGACCTGACTTTACAACATGAACAATTAATTAACCAATTGATCAGCGACCTGATAAATAATGGCGACTTAGATATGGACAGGGGCCAACTTTTAAGACCAGCAAACTCaagaacaccaattttttacaTGCTTCCCAAAATCCACAAACCCAATAATCCGGGACGACCTGTTATCTCCTCCTTTAACAGCCATACGGAGAAATTATCTGCATATGTGAATGAGTTTCTAAGACCCTTGGCACAAGCACTACCTTCTCACATCAGAGATACTACAGATTTCATAATACGACTGAAAAACTTGGGCAGAGTTCCTGAGAACAGTATACTCGCGACATTAGATGTTGCAAGTTTATACACTAATATAGACATAGACGATGGACTTGCTATAATTGAGGAGGAACTGACAAAAACTGGTCAGACCCAACCTTCCGCAAAAACGCTTACTTGCCTCCTCGAAAATGTCCTCAAATTGAGCAATTCCACATTTGACAACCACAGTTTCATTCAGGTTAAGGGTACAGCAATGGGCACAAGGGCTGTACCTAATTTTGCCAACGTGTATATGGGCCGGTTTGAAGATACATTTGTATACCGAACGGAATGGTACCACTACATAATTGACTGGGTAAGGTTCATCGACAACATCTTTCTCATCTGGAAAGGAGAGGAAAGTTCTCTTACCACCTTTATAAAGTACCTCAACGGTGTTGAATCATCGATTACCATACAGCCAAGCGCCTTaacttttactttactttaa
- the LOC138007563 gene encoding small ribosomal subunit protein mS35-like, with protein MADGCSRRQLSSLLYSSSASSNHTKAVLAHVRFFTKILYRSYSSVGKTASFLMRKTRRARQRRQENEDKNKGVQHWMARKGSRGMNMEIGISDWSSVYSGAKPYHPAVVPVFFRMGRQKHNKPGFSIPMRALGNLELMKIPNFLHISPPAVEKHCAALQYLCSQWPPSLDLSSVPLRITTRNYLFSGPSLYHPGSRKVKLQVFLKDLILDDHARKKMISLVGPRYNAETDELTIVADRCPTRKQNKDYAMYLLTVLYHESWKIEPWESETGNPSEELDDEGEEGEEDEKPRKKRKNVKRIRLIDGALYRMNQYGKCFRMQIKVKH; from the exons atggcggacggtTGTTCTAGGCGCCAGTTAAGCTCCTTACTTTACTCAAGTAGCGCATCGAGTAACCATACAAAAGCAGTGCTAGCTCACGTACGTTTTTTTACCAAGATCTTGTATCGATCATATTCCAGTGTTGGAAAAACGGCTTCCTTTTTGATGAGAAAGACAAGGCGAG CGAGGCAAAGAAGACAAGAAAATGAAGATAAAAATAAAGGCGTCCAGCACTGGATGGCAAGG AAAGGCTCAAGAGGAATGAACATGGAAATTGGGATTTCAGATTGGTCATCCGTTTACTCTGGAGCCAAACCATATCATCCAGCAGTAGTGCCTGTTTTCTTTAGAATGGGAAGACAAAAGCACAATAAGCCTGGATTTTCTATACCAATGAGAGCACTAGGAAACTTAGAGCTCATGAAG ATACCAAACTTCTTACATATTAGTCCTCCTGCTGTTGAGAAACACTGTGCAGCATTGCAAT ATCTTTGTAGTCAGTGGCCACCCTCACTTGACCTTTCCTCAGTTCCACTTCGAATCACAACCAGAAATTACTTATTTTCTGGTCCTTCTCTATACCATCCAGGATCAAGGAAAGTTAAACTTCAG GTTTTTCTGAAGGATCTCATTTTGGACGACCATGCTAGGAAGAAGATGATTTCTCTTGTTGGTCCTCGTTACAATGCAGAAACTGATGAGCTCACAATTGTAGCAGACAG ATGCCCAACAAGGAAGCAAAACAAAGATTATGCCATGTATTTACTGACAGTGCTGTATCACGAGTCATGG AAAATTGAACCGTGGGAGAGTGAGACGGGCAACCCGTCAGAAGAACTTGATGACGAGGGGGAGGAGGGTGAAGAAGACGAAAAACCAAGGAAGAAACGAAAAAACGTCAAACGAATTCGACTGATTGACGGGGCACTCTATAGGATGAACCAATATGGCAAATGTTTTAGAATGCAAATCAAAGTAAAACATTGA